From a region of the Oncorhynchus keta strain PuntledgeMale-10-30-2019 chromosome 13, Oket_V2, whole genome shotgun sequence genome:
- the LOC118392132 gene encoding RNA-binding protein 4 isoform X4, with protein MDKSNTVKLFVGNLALDTTQEELSAIFESYGQVVSCSVLRQFAFVHLQGEGAAERAISELNGREFRGRNLVVEESRGRPLHSTKVFVGNLSGMCTTEDLQELFQTFGKVLECDKVKGYAFVHMENKEEALQAIEALHGTSFKGRPLSVELSKVQPSKQTPTGKIPCVSCGKQGHYAGECPVGKPSLEQYQSQAAVLAAAAAAAAGLPLQVQQSVHNSVYNTSTFDPTYAALTGHTTGTRTDGNPVNQAVYGALATQVYGANVANQLYGVQAANQAAALTQAGATQVYARSMNPSHAALYSQLSQIAASPAAAYSTPVYAHAMANHHHPGAVYLAAPGVEMPTTAAAINQAYALAPALYGGAHHAYGHMGMGAVSVSADPSAAIFEAARVQHYFAQGQQVLAEQQNAAAAQAAKSGERDRSPLRRSAGSLLPDPVMKPFMYQRAPKQRRPLLPTPAGRAAEEEAEAAEDPMTRYYAEYYQQYQQYQQLQQYQQLQQLQYAYPPPNHHAMAAIPAHAIAGHAHHHGQPGHVTALDSALRPVVPASAMVAVPRVYESPLPPPPNRKEAVLRRAPELSLHTPEPPFR; from the exons ATGGACAAGAGCAACACGGTGAAGCTCTTCGTGGGCAACCTGGCTCTGGACACCACCCAGGAGGAGCTGTCGGCCATCTTTGAGTCGTATGGCCAGGTGGTCAGCTGCAGCGTTCTCCGACAGTTCGCCTTCGTACACCTACAG GGCGAGGGGGCTGCAGAGCGGGCCATCAGTGAGCTGAACGGCAGGGAGTTCCGTGGGAGGAACCTGGTGGTGGAGGAGTCCCGGGGCAGACCGCTCCACTCCACCAAGGTGTTTGTGGGCAACCTGTCGGGCATGTGCACCACTGAGGACCTCCAGGAGCTCTTCCAGACCTTCGGCAAAGTACTGGAGTGCGACAAGGTCAAAG GATACGCCTTTGTGCACATGGAGAATAAGGAGGAGGCTCTACAGGCCATCGAGGCCCTCCACGGCACCTCCTTCAAGGGACGCCCGCTCTCCGTGGAGCTCTCCAAG GTACAGCCCTCTAAGCAAACCCCCACCGGGAAGATCCCCTGTGTGAGCTGTGGGAAGCAAGGCCACTATGCTGGGGAGTGCCCTGTAGGGAAGCCCTCTCTGGAACAGTACCAGAGCCAGGCTGCTGTGTTAGCTGCAGCCGCCGCCGCCGCAGCCGGCCTCCCCCTCCAGGTCCAGCAGAGCGTCCACAACTCTGTCTACAACACCTCGACCTTTGACCCCACATACGCGGCGCTGACGGGCCACACCACCGGCACGCGGACGGACGGCAACCCCGTCAACCAGGCAGTGTACGGTGCCCTGGCGACGCAGGTCTACGGCGCCAACGTGGCCAATCAGCTCTACGGAGTCCAGGCAGCAAATCAGGCGGCGGCGTTGACGCAGGCGGGCGCCACGCAGGTGTACGCCAGGTCCATGAACCCCAGCCACGCCGCCCTCTACAGTCAGCTCAGTCAGATCGCTGCCAGCCCCGCCGCTGCCTACTCCACACCCGTCTACGCGCACGCCATGgccaaccaccaccacccagggGCCGTCTACCTGGCAGCCCCTGGCGTAGAGATGCCTACGACCGCTGCTGCCATCAACCAGGCCTACGCCTTGGCACCGGCGCTCTATGGGGGCGCCCACCATGCCTACGGTCACATGGGGATGGGAGCCGTGAGCGTGTCGGCGGACCCGTCGGCGGCCATTTTTGAGGCGGCGAGGGTGCAGCACTACTTCGCCCAGGGACAGCAGGTTCTGGCCGAGCAGCAGAATGCGGCGGCGGCCCAAGCGGCAAAGTCCGGGGAAAGGGACCGGAGTCCCCTGAGGCGCTCGGCGGGGTCCCTGCTGCCCGACCCGGTCATGAAGCCCTTCATGTATCAGAGAGCGCCCAAGCAACGCCGGCCGCTGCTCCCCACCCCCGCTGGGCGAGCTGCAGAGGAGGAAGCGGAGGCTGCGGAGGACCCCATGACTAG gtaCTATGCAGAGTATTACCAGCAGTACCAACAGTACCAGCAACTCCAGCAGTACCAGCAACTCCAACAGCTCCAGTACGCCTACCCACCTCCCAACCACCACGCCATGGCCGCCATCCCTGCCCACGCCATTGCGGGCCACGCCCACCACCACGGCCAGCCCGGTCACGTCACGGCGCTGGACTCCGCCCTCAGGCCAGTGGTGCCCGCCTCCGCTATGGTGGCCGTGCCCAGAGTGTATGAGTCGCCGCTGCCGCCGCCACCGAACCGCAAGGAGGCCGTACTCCGCCGAGCCCCCGAACTCTCCCTTCACACGCCTGAGCCCCCGTTCCGATAG
- the LOC118392132 gene encoding RNA-binding protein 4B isoform X2, with the protein MDKSNTVKLFVGNLALDTTQEELSAIFESYGQVVSCSVLRQFAFVHLQGEGAAERAISELNGREFRGRNLVVEESRGRPLHSTKVFVGNLSGMCTTEDLQELFQTFGKVLECDKVKGYAFVHMENKEEALQAIEALHGTSFKGRPLSVELSKVQPSKQTPTGKIPCVSCGKQGHYAGECPVGKPSLEQYQSQAAVLAAAAAAAAGLPLQVQQSVHNSVYNTSTFDPTYAALTGHTTGTRTDGNPVNQAVYGALATQVYGANVANQLYGVQAANQAAALTQAGATQVYARSMNPSHAALYSQLSQIAASPAAAYSTPVYAHAMANHHHPGAVYLAAPGVEMPTTAAAINQAYALAPALYGGAHHAYGHMGMGAVSVSADPSAAIFEAARVQHYFAQGQQVLAEQQNAAAAQAAKSGERDRSPLRRSAGSLLPDPVMKPFMYQRAPKQRRPLLPTPAGRAAEEEAEAAEDPMTREQYQQYAEYYQQQHQQYQQLQQLQYYAEYYQQYQQYQQLQQYQQLQQLQYAYPPPNHHAMAAIPAHAIAGHAHHHGQPGHVTALDSALRPVVPASAMVAVPRVYESPLPPPPNRKEAVLRRAPELSLHTPEPPFR; encoded by the exons ATGGACAAGAGCAACACGGTGAAGCTCTTCGTGGGCAACCTGGCTCTGGACACCACCCAGGAGGAGCTGTCGGCCATCTTTGAGTCGTATGGCCAGGTGGTCAGCTGCAGCGTTCTCCGACAGTTCGCCTTCGTACACCTACAG GGCGAGGGGGCTGCAGAGCGGGCCATCAGTGAGCTGAACGGCAGGGAGTTCCGTGGGAGGAACCTGGTGGTGGAGGAGTCCCGGGGCAGACCGCTCCACTCCACCAAGGTGTTTGTGGGCAACCTGTCGGGCATGTGCACCACTGAGGACCTCCAGGAGCTCTTCCAGACCTTCGGCAAAGTACTGGAGTGCGACAAGGTCAAAG GATACGCCTTTGTGCACATGGAGAATAAGGAGGAGGCTCTACAGGCCATCGAGGCCCTCCACGGCACCTCCTTCAAGGGACGCCCGCTCTCCGTGGAGCTCTCCAAG GTACAGCCCTCTAAGCAAACCCCCACCGGGAAGATCCCCTGTGTGAGCTGTGGGAAGCAAGGCCACTATGCTGGGGAGTGCCCTGTAGGGAAGCCCTCTCTGGAACAGTACCAGAGCCAGGCTGCTGTGTTAGCTGCAGCCGCCGCCGCCGCAGCCGGCCTCCCCCTCCAGGTCCAGCAGAGCGTCCACAACTCTGTCTACAACACCTCGACCTTTGACCCCACATACGCGGCGCTGACGGGCCACACCACCGGCACGCGGACGGACGGCAACCCCGTCAACCAGGCAGTGTACGGTGCCCTGGCGACGCAGGTCTACGGCGCCAACGTGGCCAATCAGCTCTACGGAGTCCAGGCAGCAAATCAGGCGGCGGCGTTGACGCAGGCGGGCGCCACGCAGGTGTACGCCAGGTCCATGAACCCCAGCCACGCCGCCCTCTACAGTCAGCTCAGTCAGATCGCTGCCAGCCCCGCCGCTGCCTACTCCACACCCGTCTACGCGCACGCCATGgccaaccaccaccacccagggGCCGTCTACCTGGCAGCCCCTGGCGTAGAGATGCCTACGACCGCTGCTGCCATCAACCAGGCCTACGCCTTGGCACCGGCGCTCTATGGGGGCGCCCACCATGCCTACGGTCACATGGGGATGGGAGCCGTGAGCGTGTCGGCGGACCCGTCGGCGGCCATTTTTGAGGCGGCGAGGGTGCAGCACTACTTCGCCCAGGGACAGCAGGTTCTGGCCGAGCAGCAGAATGCGGCGGCGGCCCAAGCGGCAAAGTCCGGGGAAAGGGACCGGAGTCCCCTGAGGCGCTCGGCGGGGTCCCTGCTGCCCGACCCGGTCATGAAGCCCTTCATGTATCAGAGAGCGCCCAAGCAACGCCGGCCGCTGCTCCCCACCCCCGCTGGGCGAGCTGCAGAGGAGGAAGCGGAGGCTGCGGAGGACCCCATGACTAG AGAGCAGTACCAACAGTATGCTGAGTACTACCAACAACAGCACCAACAGTACCAGCAGCTGCAGCAGTTACA gtaCTATGCAGAGTATTACCAGCAGTACCAACAGTACCAGCAACTCCAGCAGTACCAGCAACTCCAACAGCTCCAGTACGCCTACCCACCTCCCAACCACCACGCCATGGCCGCCATCCCTGCCCACGCCATTGCGGGCCACGCCCACCACCACGGCCAGCCCGGTCACGTCACGGCGCTGGACTCCGCCCTCAGGCCAGTGGTGCCCGCCTCCGCTATGGTGGCCGTGCCCAGAGTGTATGAGTCGCCGCTGCCGCCGCCACCGAACCGCAAGGAGGCCGTACTCCGCCGAGCCCCCGAACTCTCCCTTCACACGCCTGAGCCCCCGTTCCGATAG
- the LOC118392132 gene encoding RNA-binding protein 4B isoform X1 — protein sequence MDKSNTVKLFVGNLALDTTQEELSAIFESYGQVVSCSVLRQFAFVHLQGEGAAERAISELNGREFRGRNLVVEESRGRPLHSTKVFVGNLSGMCTTEDLQELFQTFGKVLECDKVKARLSSSAGYAFVHMENKEEALQAIEALHGTSFKGRPLSVELSKVQPSKQTPTGKIPCVSCGKQGHYAGECPVGKPSLEQYQSQAAVLAAAAAAAAGLPLQVQQSVHNSVYNTSTFDPTYAALTGHTTGTRTDGNPVNQAVYGALATQVYGANVANQLYGVQAANQAAALTQAGATQVYARSMNPSHAALYSQLSQIAASPAAAYSTPVYAHAMANHHHPGAVYLAAPGVEMPTTAAAINQAYALAPALYGGAHHAYGHMGMGAVSVSADPSAAIFEAARVQHYFAQGQQVLAEQQNAAAAQAAKSGERDRSPLRRSAGSLLPDPVMKPFMYQRAPKQRRPLLPTPAGRAAEEEAEAAEDPMTREQYQQYAEYYQQQHQQYQQLQQLQYYAEYYQQYQQYQQLQQYQQLQQLQYAYPPPNHHAMAAIPAHAIAGHAHHHGQPGHVTALDSALRPVVPASAMVAVPRVYESPLPPPPNRKEAVLRRAPELSLHTPEPPFR from the exons ATGGACAAGAGCAACACGGTGAAGCTCTTCGTGGGCAACCTGGCTCTGGACACCACCCAGGAGGAGCTGTCGGCCATCTTTGAGTCGTATGGCCAGGTGGTCAGCTGCAGCGTTCTCCGACAGTTCGCCTTCGTACACCTACAG GGCGAGGGGGCTGCAGAGCGGGCCATCAGTGAGCTGAACGGCAGGGAGTTCCGTGGGAGGAACCTGGTGGTGGAGGAGTCCCGGGGCAGACCGCTCCACTCCACCAAGGTGTTTGTGGGCAACCTGTCGGGCATGTGCACCACTGAGGACCTCCAGGAGCTCTTCCAGACCTTCGGCAAAGTACTGGAGTGCGACAAGGTCAAAG CCAGGCTCTCCTCTTCTGCAGGATACGCCTTTGTGCACATGGAGAATAAGGAGGAGGCTCTACAGGCCATCGAGGCCCTCCACGGCACCTCCTTCAAGGGACGCCCGCTCTCCGTGGAGCTCTCCAAG GTACAGCCCTCTAAGCAAACCCCCACCGGGAAGATCCCCTGTGTGAGCTGTGGGAAGCAAGGCCACTATGCTGGGGAGTGCCCTGTAGGGAAGCCCTCTCTGGAACAGTACCAGAGCCAGGCTGCTGTGTTAGCTGCAGCCGCCGCCGCCGCAGCCGGCCTCCCCCTCCAGGTCCAGCAGAGCGTCCACAACTCTGTCTACAACACCTCGACCTTTGACCCCACATACGCGGCGCTGACGGGCCACACCACCGGCACGCGGACGGACGGCAACCCCGTCAACCAGGCAGTGTACGGTGCCCTGGCGACGCAGGTCTACGGCGCCAACGTGGCCAATCAGCTCTACGGAGTCCAGGCAGCAAATCAGGCGGCGGCGTTGACGCAGGCGGGCGCCACGCAGGTGTACGCCAGGTCCATGAACCCCAGCCACGCCGCCCTCTACAGTCAGCTCAGTCAGATCGCTGCCAGCCCCGCCGCTGCCTACTCCACACCCGTCTACGCGCACGCCATGgccaaccaccaccacccagggGCCGTCTACCTGGCAGCCCCTGGCGTAGAGATGCCTACGACCGCTGCTGCCATCAACCAGGCCTACGCCTTGGCACCGGCGCTCTATGGGGGCGCCCACCATGCCTACGGTCACATGGGGATGGGAGCCGTGAGCGTGTCGGCGGACCCGTCGGCGGCCATTTTTGAGGCGGCGAGGGTGCAGCACTACTTCGCCCAGGGACAGCAGGTTCTGGCCGAGCAGCAGAATGCGGCGGCGGCCCAAGCGGCAAAGTCCGGGGAAAGGGACCGGAGTCCCCTGAGGCGCTCGGCGGGGTCCCTGCTGCCCGACCCGGTCATGAAGCCCTTCATGTATCAGAGAGCGCCCAAGCAACGCCGGCCGCTGCTCCCCACCCCCGCTGGGCGAGCTGCAGAGGAGGAAGCGGAGGCTGCGGAGGACCCCATGACTAG AGAGCAGTACCAACAGTATGCTGAGTACTACCAACAACAGCACCAACAGTACCAGCAGCTGCAGCAGTTACA gtaCTATGCAGAGTATTACCAGCAGTACCAACAGTACCAGCAACTCCAGCAGTACCAGCAACTCCAACAGCTCCAGTACGCCTACCCACCTCCCAACCACCACGCCATGGCCGCCATCCCTGCCCACGCCATTGCGGGCCACGCCCACCACCACGGCCAGCCCGGTCACGTCACGGCGCTGGACTCCGCCCTCAGGCCAGTGGTGCCCGCCTCCGCTATGGTGGCCGTGCCCAGAGTGTATGAGTCGCCGCTGCCGCCGCCACCGAACCGCAAGGAGGCCGTACTCCGCCGAGCCCCCGAACTCTCCCTTCACACGCCTGAGCCCCCGTTCCGATAG
- the LOC118392132 gene encoding RNA-binding protein 14 isoform X5, with translation MDKSNTVKLFVGNLALDTTQEELSAIFESYGQVVSCSVLRQFAFVHLQGEGAAERAISELNGREFRGRNLVVEESRGRPLHSTKVFVGNLSGMCTTEDLQELFQTFGKVLECDKVKGSPLLQDTPLCTWRIRRRLYRPSRPSTAPPSRDARSPWSSPRYSPLSKPPPGRSPV, from the exons ATGGACAAGAGCAACACGGTGAAGCTCTTCGTGGGCAACCTGGCTCTGGACACCACCCAGGAGGAGCTGTCGGCCATCTTTGAGTCGTATGGCCAGGTGGTCAGCTGCAGCGTTCTCCGACAGTTCGCCTTCGTACACCTACAG GGCGAGGGGGCTGCAGAGCGGGCCATCAGTGAGCTGAACGGCAGGGAGTTCCGTGGGAGGAACCTGGTGGTGGAGGAGTCCCGGGGCAGACCGCTCCACTCCACCAAGGTGTTTGTGGGCAACCTGTCGGGCATGTGCACCACTGAGGACCTCCAGGAGCTCTTCCAGACCTTCGGCAAAGTACTGGAGTGCGACAAGGTCAAAG GCTCTCCTCTTCTGCAGGATACGCCTTTGTGCACATGGAGAATAAGGAGGAGGCTCTACAGGCCATCGAGGCCCTCCACGGCACCTCCTTCAAGGGACGCCCGCTCTCCGTGGAGCTCTCCAAG GTACAGCCCTCTAAGCAAACCCCCACCGGGAAGATCCCCTGTGTGA
- the LOC118392132 gene encoding RNA-binding protein 4B isoform X3, with product MDKSNTVKLFVGNLALDTTQEELSAIFESYGQVVSCSVLRQFAFVHLQGEGAAERAISELNGREFRGRNLVVEESRGRPLHSTKVFVGNLSGMCTTEDLQELFQTFGKVLECDKVKARLSSSAGYAFVHMENKEEALQAIEALHGTSFKGRPLSVELSKVQPSKQTPTGKIPCVSCGKQGHYAGECPVGKPSLEQYQSQAAVLAAAAAAAAGLPLQVQQSVHNSVYNTSTFDPTYAALTGHTTGTRTDGNPVNQAVYGALATQVYGANVANQLYGVQAANQAAALTQAGATQVYARSMNPSHAALYSQLSQIAASPAAAYSTPVYAHAMANHHHPGAVYLAAPGVEMPTTAAAINQAYALAPALYGGAHHAYGHMGMGAVSVSADPSAAIFEAARVQHYFAQGQQVLAEQQNAAAAQAAKSGERDRSPLRRSAGSLLPDPVMKPFMYQRAPKQRRPLLPTPAGRAAEEEAEAAEDPMTRYYAEYYQQYQQYQQLQQYQQLQQLQYAYPPPNHHAMAAIPAHAIAGHAHHHGQPGHVTALDSALRPVVPASAMVAVPRVYESPLPPPPNRKEAVLRRAPELSLHTPEPPFR from the exons ATGGACAAGAGCAACACGGTGAAGCTCTTCGTGGGCAACCTGGCTCTGGACACCACCCAGGAGGAGCTGTCGGCCATCTTTGAGTCGTATGGCCAGGTGGTCAGCTGCAGCGTTCTCCGACAGTTCGCCTTCGTACACCTACAG GGCGAGGGGGCTGCAGAGCGGGCCATCAGTGAGCTGAACGGCAGGGAGTTCCGTGGGAGGAACCTGGTGGTGGAGGAGTCCCGGGGCAGACCGCTCCACTCCACCAAGGTGTTTGTGGGCAACCTGTCGGGCATGTGCACCACTGAGGACCTCCAGGAGCTCTTCCAGACCTTCGGCAAAGTACTGGAGTGCGACAAGGTCAAAG CCAGGCTCTCCTCTTCTGCAGGATACGCCTTTGTGCACATGGAGAATAAGGAGGAGGCTCTACAGGCCATCGAGGCCCTCCACGGCACCTCCTTCAAGGGACGCCCGCTCTCCGTGGAGCTCTCCAAG GTACAGCCCTCTAAGCAAACCCCCACCGGGAAGATCCCCTGTGTGAGCTGTGGGAAGCAAGGCCACTATGCTGGGGAGTGCCCTGTAGGGAAGCCCTCTCTGGAACAGTACCAGAGCCAGGCTGCTGTGTTAGCTGCAGCCGCCGCCGCCGCAGCCGGCCTCCCCCTCCAGGTCCAGCAGAGCGTCCACAACTCTGTCTACAACACCTCGACCTTTGACCCCACATACGCGGCGCTGACGGGCCACACCACCGGCACGCGGACGGACGGCAACCCCGTCAACCAGGCAGTGTACGGTGCCCTGGCGACGCAGGTCTACGGCGCCAACGTGGCCAATCAGCTCTACGGAGTCCAGGCAGCAAATCAGGCGGCGGCGTTGACGCAGGCGGGCGCCACGCAGGTGTACGCCAGGTCCATGAACCCCAGCCACGCCGCCCTCTACAGTCAGCTCAGTCAGATCGCTGCCAGCCCCGCCGCTGCCTACTCCACACCCGTCTACGCGCACGCCATGgccaaccaccaccacccagggGCCGTCTACCTGGCAGCCCCTGGCGTAGAGATGCCTACGACCGCTGCTGCCATCAACCAGGCCTACGCCTTGGCACCGGCGCTCTATGGGGGCGCCCACCATGCCTACGGTCACATGGGGATGGGAGCCGTGAGCGTGTCGGCGGACCCGTCGGCGGCCATTTTTGAGGCGGCGAGGGTGCAGCACTACTTCGCCCAGGGACAGCAGGTTCTGGCCGAGCAGCAGAATGCGGCGGCGGCCCAAGCGGCAAAGTCCGGGGAAAGGGACCGGAGTCCCCTGAGGCGCTCGGCGGGGTCCCTGCTGCCCGACCCGGTCATGAAGCCCTTCATGTATCAGAGAGCGCCCAAGCAACGCCGGCCGCTGCTCCCCACCCCCGCTGGGCGAGCTGCAGAGGAGGAAGCGGAGGCTGCGGAGGACCCCATGACTAG gtaCTATGCAGAGTATTACCAGCAGTACCAACAGTACCAGCAACTCCAGCAGTACCAGCAACTCCAACAGCTCCAGTACGCCTACCCACCTCCCAACCACCACGCCATGGCCGCCATCCCTGCCCACGCCATTGCGGGCCACGCCCACCACCACGGCCAGCCCGGTCACGTCACGGCGCTGGACTCCGCCCTCAGGCCAGTGGTGCCCGCCTCCGCTATGGTGGCCGTGCCCAGAGTGTATGAGTCGCCGCTGCCGCCGCCACCGAACCGCAAGGAGGCCGTACTCCGCCGAGCCCCCGAACTCTCCCTTCACACGCCTGAGCCCCCGTTCCGATAG